From Sphingomonas bisphenolicum, one genomic window encodes:
- a CDS encoding CitMHS family transporter — protein sequence MNLALLGFLMVATFMTLIMTKKMTPLVALIVIPSVFGVIAGQSAGLGDMMIEGIKNLAPTGVMLLFAILFFSTMTDTGLFDPLVGRLIRIVHGDPLLILIGSVVLCALVSLDGDGSTTYIITIAALLPLYKRFGMNRLYLCCLLMVTSGVMNLTPWGGPTARAASALKLDPATLFLPLIPGMIAGLAFLIGLAVWFGRKERSRLGHVSVLETTEAAHMAVSQYPEARRPHLIWFNGALVVALLTLLVWGLLPLSVLMMIAFAIAMIVNYPGVAQQKERIAAHAGNVLSVVSLIFAAGIFTGILGGTGMVEAMSKEVVGVIPPALGPYMAPITALLSLPFTFFISNDAFYFGMLPILAEAGAHYGVEPMAIARASLMGQPVHLLSPLVPSTYLLVSLAGIDLADHQRFTLLPAVAVCVVMTLVGMIALAFPFIA from the coding sequence ATGAACCTCGCCCTGCTCGGCTTCCTGATGGTCGCCACATTCATGACGCTGATCATGACCAAGAAGATGACGCCGCTGGTCGCGCTCATCGTCATCCCGTCCGTCTTCGGCGTGATCGCCGGGCAGTCGGCGGGATTGGGCGACATGATGATCGAGGGGATCAAGAATCTGGCGCCGACCGGCGTCATGCTGCTGTTCGCCATCCTCTTCTTTTCGACCATGACCGATACGGGCCTGTTCGATCCGCTGGTCGGGCGGTTGATCCGGATCGTGCATGGCGATCCGCTGCTGATCCTGATCGGCAGCGTCGTGCTGTGCGCGCTCGTCAGCCTGGATGGCGATGGCTCCACCACCTACATCATCACCATCGCCGCGCTGCTGCCGCTCTACAAAAGATTCGGCATGAACCGGCTCTATCTGTGCTGCCTGCTGATGGTGACCAGCGGCGTGATGAACCTGACGCCCTGGGGCGGACCGACGGCGCGGGCCGCCAGCGCGCTCAAGCTGGACCCGGCGACGCTCTTCCTGCCGCTGATCCCCGGCATGATCGCGGGCCTCGCCTTCCTGATCGGACTGGCCGTCTGGTTCGGCCGCAAGGAACGCAGCCGCCTGGGCCATGTCAGCGTCCTGGAGACGACCGAAGCCGCCCATATGGCGGTGTCCCAATATCCCGAAGCGCGCCGCCCGCACTTGATCTGGTTCAACGGCGCGCTGGTCGTGGCGCTGCTCACGCTGCTGGTGTGGGGGCTGTTGCCGCTGTCGGTGCTGATGATGATCGCCTTCGCCATCGCCATGATCGTCAACTATCCCGGCGTCGCGCAACAGAAGGAGCGGATCGCCGCCCATGCCGGCAATGTCCTGTCCGTCGTCTCGTTGATCTTCGCCGCCGGCATCTTCACCGGCATTTTGGGTGGCACCGGCATGGTGGAGGCGATGAGCAAGGAAGTCGTCGGCGTCATCCCGCCGGCGCTCGGCCCCTATATGGCCCCGATCACCGCGCTGCTCAGCCTGCCCTTCACCTTCTTCATCTCCAACGATGCCTTTTACTTCGGCATGTTGCCGATCCTGGCCGAAGCCGGCGCCCATTATGGCGTGGAGCCGATGGCCATCGCGCGCGCGTCGCTGATGGGCCAGCCGGTCCACCTGCTCAGCCCGCTGGTGCCGTCCACCTATCTTCTCGTCAGCCTGGCGGGCATCGACCTGGCCGATCATCAGCGCTTTACCCTGCTGCCCGCGGTGGCGGTGTGCGTGGTCATGACGCTGGTGGGCATGATCGCGCTGGCCTTCCCCTTCATCGCCTGA